One window of the Brevundimonas goettingensis genome contains the following:
- a CDS encoding Tat pathway signal protein, whose product MNRRALFSLAPLAGLALAATALPAQASGGGGESEAPKESFMRLSTLTATVVRPDGQRGVMTVEIGLDVPDAELHAKATQAIPRLADAHNSVIQTTAGTLLPGQVPDLDQLAHDLQVATFKILRKRGAVVLLGTVMVL is encoded by the coding sequence ATGAACCGTCGCGCCCTCTTCTCCCTCGCTCCGCTCGCCGGCCTCGCCCTGGCGGCGACGGCCCTGCCCGCCCAGGCCTCCGGAGGGGGCGGCGAAAGTGAAGCGCCCAAGGAAAGCTTCATGCGGCTGAGCACCCTTACCGCGACGGTGGTGAGGCCCGACGGCCAACGCGGGGTGATGACGGTCGAGATCGGCCTGGACGTCCCCGACGCCGAACTTCACGCCAAGGCGACCCAGGCCATTCCGCGCCTGGCCGACGCCCATAATTCGGTCATCCAGACCACCGCCGGGACCCTGCTGCCCGGACAGGTCCCGGACCTCGACCAGTTGGCCCACGACCTCCAGGTCGCCACCTTCAAGATCCTGCGCAAACGCGGCGCGGTCGTGCTGCTGGGCACGGTGATGGTGCTTTAA
- a CDS encoding zinc-finger domain-containing protein, with protein MPPRQSDTPVPPPEEIVVSSKRVACDGGNGVHGATLGHPLVYLDMGEDDFIECGYCDRRFVLSAHPHSESEYLDPAARPPEAH; from the coding sequence ATGCCGCCTCGTCAGTCCGACACTCCCGTCCCGCCGCCCGAAGAGATCGTGGTCTCGTCCAAACGGGTCGCCTGCGACGGCGGCAACGGCGTGCACGGCGCGACGCTGGGCCATCCGCTGGTCTATCTGGACATGGGCGAGGACGACTTCATCGAGTGCGGCTATTGCGACCGTCGCTTCGTCCTGTCGGCCCATCCGCACAGCGAGAGCGAATACCTCGACCCGGCGGCCCGCCCGCCCGAGGCGCACTGA
- a CDS encoding ABC transporter ATP-binding protein — protein sequence MTETEALPVNAIEVRGLEKTYAGTKKAPPKTALRGVDLVIPRGSMFGLLGPNGAGKSTLINILAGIVNKTGGTAAIWGRDIDKSPRDARAALGVVPQEIVADVFFTPREALEVQAGFYGVPANERRSDELLAALGLSDKANAYVRALSGGMKRRLMVAKALVHNPPILILDEPTAGVDVELRRQLWEYVRRINAEGVTILLTTHYLEEAQELCDTIAIMNRGEVVACEPTPQLLRRLDTRNVVVTPEHALDGLPTVAGFDVVARANGAFAISYKKGQSSVEHVLAAVRAAGVTIADITTEDPDLEDVFLALTYGDANAVSPTKD from the coding sequence ATGACCGAGACCGAAGCCCTGCCCGTCAACGCCATCGAGGTGCGCGGGCTGGAGAAGACCTACGCCGGGACCAAGAAGGCGCCGCCCAAGACCGCCCTGCGCGGCGTGGATCTGGTGATCCCGCGCGGTTCGATGTTCGGCCTGCTGGGGCCGAACGGGGCCGGCAAGTCGACCCTGATCAACATCCTGGCCGGGATCGTCAACAAGACCGGCGGGACGGCCGCCATCTGGGGCCGCGACATCGACAAGTCGCCGCGCGACGCCCGCGCCGCCCTGGGCGTCGTGCCGCAGGAGATCGTCGCCGACGTCTTCTTCACCCCGCGCGAGGCGCTGGAGGTGCAGGCGGGCTTCTATGGCGTGCCGGCCAATGAGCGCCGCTCGGACGAGCTACTGGCTGCGCTCGGCCTGTCAGACAAGGCCAACGCCTATGTCCGGGCGCTGTCGGGCGGGATGAAACGCCGGCTGATGGTGGCCAAGGCCCTGGTGCACAATCCGCCGATCCTGATCCTGGACGAACCGACCGCCGGCGTTGACGTCGAGCTGCGCCGCCAGCTGTGGGAGTATGTCCGCCGCATCAACGCCGAGGGCGTGACCATCCTCCTGACCACCCACTATCTGGAGGAGGCGCAGGAGCTCTGCGACACCATCGCCATCATGAACCGGGGCGAGGTCGTGGCCTGCGAGCCGACGCCTCAGCTGCTGCGCCGTCTGGATACGCGCAATGTCGTGGTGACGCCGGAGCATGCGCTGGACGGTCTGCCGACGGTCGCCGGTTTCGATGTGGTCGCCCGGGCCAACGGGGCCTTCGCCATCAGCTACAAGAAGGGACAGTCGTCGGTCGAGCACGTCCTGGCCGCCGTCCGCGCCGCCGGGGTGACCATCGCCGACATCACCACCGAGGATCCGGATCTGGAAGACGTCTTCCTGGCCCTGACCTATGGCGACGCCAACGCGGTCAGTCCGACGAAGGACTGA